A portion of the Leptospira noumeaensis genome contains these proteins:
- the pyk gene encoding pyruvate kinase, with amino-acid sequence MPEDDKIPNKRTKIICTIGPASANRETILKLIYSGMDLARMNFSHSTHDYHKEIFELLRECEQESGKSIGILADLQGPKIRTGKLGTGPLELKTGDQIAINNKSDFLGTTEEIGCTYQYILNDIDVGHKLLIDDGKLSFVVKSKTKEKAILETVIGGTLKDNKGINLPGTPISAPALSEKDIEDLQFALSLGVDYIALSFVRRASDLEMARQFMKDSYAGLIAKIERPEAIQNIEEIIDNCDGIMIARGDLGVELDTQYVPIIQKEMITKLNQQGKPVITATQMLETMIDNPRPTRAEASDVANAVMDGTDAVMLSGETASGKYPIETVRTMTSIIQAAEESEIYLSHLRSMDRSEFEVERTALGSAAEAISRSINAKAIINFTRSGYSSLLSSEFRPMKPIYSFTPFLGTARKMQLYWGVEAYVMPMMDKFPDMIAFMSKTLKSEGKLKSGDTVVILSGAPGSVAQTVDFIQIHKLK; translated from the coding sequence ATGCCGGAAGACGACAAAATCCCAAACAAACGCACGAAAATTATCTGTACCATTGGCCCCGCATCTGCTAACCGTGAAACGATTCTAAAACTGATTTATTCAGGAATGGATTTGGCTAGGATGAATTTTTCCCATTCCACCCACGACTACCACAAAGAAATTTTTGAACTCTTACGTGAATGTGAACAGGAATCCGGCAAGTCCATTGGAATCCTTGCTGACTTACAAGGCCCGAAAATTAGAACGGGAAAATTAGGGACTGGACCCTTAGAGCTAAAAACCGGGGACCAAATCGCCATCAATAACAAGTCCGACTTTCTCGGAACAACAGAGGAAATCGGTTGTACCTACCAATACATTTTAAATGACATCGATGTAGGGCACAAACTTCTCATTGACGACGGCAAACTTTCGTTTGTTGTAAAATCCAAAACAAAGGAAAAAGCTATTTTAGAAACTGTCATTGGTGGGACATTAAAAGACAACAAAGGTATCAATTTACCTGGGACACCAATCTCCGCACCCGCTCTTTCTGAAAAAGACATAGAAGACTTACAATTTGCCTTATCACTCGGTGTTGATTACATCGCTCTATCTTTTGTTAGACGAGCGAGCGACTTAGAGATGGCAAGACAATTTATGAAGGACAGTTATGCTGGTCTTATTGCCAAAATAGAACGGCCAGAGGCCATTCAGAATATCGAAGAAATCATTGATAATTGTGATGGGATCATGATTGCTCGCGGAGATTTGGGTGTGGAATTAGACACTCAATACGTTCCTATCATCCAAAAAGAGATGATCACTAAGTTAAACCAACAAGGGAAACCTGTCATCACCGCCACACAGATGTTAGAGACAATGATTGACAACCCTCGTCCGACAAGGGCCGAAGCCAGTGATGTTGCCAATGCGGTGATGGATGGAACAGATGCCGTTATGTTGTCTGGTGAAACAGCTTCTGGAAAATATCCAATTGAAACTGTAAGAACCATGACAAGTATCATCCAAGCAGCAGAGGAATCGGAAATTTACTTATCACACTTACGTAGTATGGATCGTTCTGAATTTGAAGTGGAACGAACGGCTCTTGGCAGTGCTGCCGAAGCGATTTCCCGGTCTATCAACGCAAAAGCCATCATCAACTTTACAAGATCAGGATATTCTTCTCTTCTATCTTCAGAGTTTCGTCCGATGAAACCAATTTATTCTTTCACACCATTTCTTGGAACGGCAAGAAAGATGCAATTGTACTGGGGTGTCGAAGCATACGTAATGCCAATGATGGATAAGTTTCCTGATATGATTGCTTTTATGAGTAAAACATTAAAGTCAGAAGGTAAATTAAAGTCAGGAGATACCGTTGTGATTCTTTCGGGAGCACCGGGATCTGTCGCACAAACTGTAGATTTTATCCAAATCCACAAACTCAAATAA
- a CDS encoding histone deacetylase family protein yields the protein MASNALALIYHSSYNLELPGHVFPAHKYSHLYNRVKRDPVYASWDILLPKKAEDADLELVHTKEYLDDLFSYEHTSRTMYSELPLNRSIVESFMYGVGGTIMAAELSKNFQFALNMGGGYHHSFPDRAEGFCYLNDVAIAIRKQKETSPNINALIIDLDLHQGNGNSYIFQYDDKVFTFSMHQGNLYPKKEESNLDVNLEANTKDDEYLSTLETSLNQIRKDFDANIIYYVAGADPYEDDSLGELKISMKGLKERDLMVRKFAESLNVPCVVTLAGGYARDFRDTVEIHFNTITAFGEK from the coding sequence ATGGCATCTAATGCACTCGCTCTCATTTACCATTCTTCGTACAATCTCGAATTACCTGGTCATGTGTTCCCGGCACACAAGTATTCTCATCTTTACAATCGTGTCAAAAGGGATCCCGTTTATGCATCCTGGGACATTTTGTTACCCAAAAAAGCAGAAGATGCAGATTTAGAACTCGTTCATACCAAAGAATACTTAGATGATCTTTTCAGTTATGAACATACATCTCGCACTATGTATTCTGAACTTCCGCTTAATCGTAGTATTGTGGAAAGTTTTATGTATGGTGTCGGCGGAACGATTATGGCAGCAGAACTTTCAAAAAACTTTCAATTTGCTTTGAATATGGGCGGTGGTTATCATCACAGTTTTCCCGACAGAGCCGAAGGTTTTTGTTACTTGAACGATGTTGCGATTGCGATCAGAAAACAAAAAGAAACATCACCCAACATAAATGCTCTCATCATTGACTTGGATTTGCACCAAGGAAATGGGAATTCCTATATTTTTCAGTATGATGACAAAGTTTTCACATTTTCGATGCACCAAGGAAATCTTTACCCTAAGAAAGAAGAATCTAACTTAGATGTGAACTTAGAAGCAAACACCAAAGATGATGAATATTTATCTACATTAGAAACTTCCTTAAACCAGATCAGAAAAGATTTTGATGCAAATATAATTTATTATGTTGCAGGTGCTGATCCTTATGAAGATGATTCTCTTGGTGAATTAAAAATTTCTATGAAAGGTTTAAAAGAAAGAGATTTGATGGTTCGAAAGTTTGCAGAGTCTCTCAATGTTCCTTGTGTTGTGACTCTAGCAGGTGGATATGCGCGCGATTTTCGTGATACCGTAGAAATTCATTTTAATACCATCACTGCATTTGGTGAAAAGTAA